TCGTGGACGGCGGCAAGCTGGTCCTGCTCGGCGAGGACGACCGCGAAGTGGCCCGTGAGAAGACCGACCTGCCTCGGCGGCAGCTGGCCGAGGCGTTCACCGCGCACGGCCGCCCGTGGCTGGACGAGCCGCCGCCTGAGCGATGATGGTCTCGTGGTGAGGACCGTCGACCCGGAAAAGCACGCTGCGAAACGGCGCGCGATCCTCGACGCGGCCGCTGGCTGTTTCGCCCGCGACGGCTTCGAAAAGACGTCCACCGCGGACATCTGCCGCGCGGCCGGGATCAGCTCCGGCAGCCTTTTCCACTACTTCCCCACCAAGCGCGCGGTGTTCGTCGCCATCTTCGAGACGGACAACGCCGACAACGAGGAAATCCTCGCCGCGGCGGCGGAACTGGCCGATCCGTGGGAAGGCGTGCTGGCCGTCGTCGAGCGGATGACGTCGGCGCTGACCCTGCCCGGCGTCGTCCGGCTGATTCTCGAAGCGGGCGCGCAGGCCGCGCGCGATCCGGAGTTCGCCGAGCTGATTCGCCGCAGCGACGACCGGATGCGCGCCGGTCTCGCCGGACTGGTCGACCACGGCGCGCGGACCGGCCGCTTTTCCCCTGTACTGTCCCCGGCCGACACCGGGAACTGGATCGTCGCGCTGGTCGACGCCCTGCTGTCGCGGGCGAGCCTCGACCCTGGCCTCGACGCCGAGCACGAGCGTGCGGTCTTGCGGATACTGCTGGAAAAGATCCTCTGCCCGGGAGCGTGATCGGCCCCCGCCGCGCGTCGCATTGCCGCAGACTGGTGGAATTCCACCCAGACACGACCAGGGGAGGGTCCTTCATGGCGTGGTTCGGCCACGACGAAGCCGGTGTCGACGACGCGGCGGACGCGCCGACCGGCGAGATCACCGCGGAGCGCCTGGCGAAGATCATCGCCGAGGCGGACGGAACCGCGGCCGCCGCGGATGCGTCGGAACCCGATGTGGACCTCGTAGCTGCTCCGGGTGACCTCGAACGCGCGCTGTCCGATCGGCAGGCGCTGATCCAGCTTTGCCTGTACGCGCTGGACCGCGCCCGCAGCAGCGGCGTCGTGGAACGGCTCGAGCACGGCCTCGCCGGCATCGGCGTCACCGCGTTGCGTGCCGAAGGCCAGCGGTTCGACCCGGCCCGGCACGAAGCCGGCGGTGCGGTGCCCACCGACGATCCCGAGCTAGACGGCGTGGTCGCGGAGACCGAGGTGGTCGGGTTCGCCGACCGCGAGCGGTTGCTGCGCGCGCCGATCGTCACTGTCTACGCGAAGCGGGCGCAGTGACGGCTTTGAGTCTTCCGGCCCAGGTACAGGCCGCTCGCGAGCAGCTGCTCGGCGTCGTGCGCGAGGCCGATCCGCAGGCCGCGAAATGGGTCGAGGACCAGCGCAAGGCCCGTCCGGAGAAACCGTCCGTGGTGGTCGTCGGCGAGACCAACCGCGGCAAGAGTTCGCTGGTCAACGCGCTGCTGGCGACCCCGGGGCTGTCGCCGGTCGACGCCGACGTGGCCACCGCGACCTACCTCGTCTTCGAGCATGCGACCCAGTGGGGTGCGCAAGCTTGTTACCCCGGTCAGCTCGCGCCGGTGCCGTTCGACCTGCCGCAGCTGGTCGACTGGGTGTCCGCCTCGCACGAACTGCCCGCCGGGCAGCTGCCGCCGCGCTACGTCGAGGTGTCCGGCCCGGTCCCGCTGCTGGAGCGGCTGACCTTGGTGGACACGCCGGGCGTCGGCGGGCTCGACTCGCTGCACGGCGAACTGGCCAAGGAAGCCGCCGCGGGCGCGACCGCGCTGCTGTTCGTGGTCGACGCGTCCGCCCCGTTCACGTCGACGGAGCTGCAGTTCCTGCGCGAGGTCGCGGACCGGGTCGAGACGGTGGTCTTCGTCCTGGCCAAGACCGACGCGTTCCGCGGCTGGCGCGAGATCATGGAAGCCGACCGGCAGCTGCTGGCCGAGCATGCGCCGCGGTTCGCCGACGCGGTATTCCACCCGGTTTCCGCGCGGGTCTTCGAGACCGCCGCGAAGGCACCGAACGAGCAGGTCGCCGCGATGCTGCGGGAGAGGTCCGGCATCGCACAGGTGCAGGTCGCGCTGCAGGAACTGCTGGTCGGCCGGTCGATGATGCTCAAGGAAGCCAATACGCTCCGCTCGCTGTCGAGCGCGCTGGCCGAGATCAAGGCGAAGCTGCAGGCGGAAAGCCGCGCGCTGTCGGCGGGCGAGGCGGAGGCGGAGCAACTGCGCAACCGCCGCGACGAGCTGCAGGCCGAGCGCCGCACGTCCACCCGCGGCTGGCAGCTGAAGCTGCGCGGCGAAATCCAGCGCACCCGGGTCGAGGTCGGGCACGAGAGCAGCCGCGAAATGCGGGACGCGCAGTCGCAGTTCCGCCAGCGCATCGACGCGGCCAAACGCGACCAGCTCGCCGCGCTGCCGCAGGAAGTGGACATCGCGCTGCAGACCGCGTCGCAGCGGGTGTCCATGCAGCTGTCGCAGCGGCTCAACCAGGTCACCAACACCGCGTTGTCGGAGCTGTTCTCCGCCGCCGAGCTGGACGTGCTGCGCAGCCAGTTCCTGCGCGCCGGCGGCCCGCCGGTGGTGCTGCGCCCGCCGGAGAAGAAGCCGCCGACCGCCGAGGACAAGCTGCTCGTGTTCATGGGCATTTCCGGCGGCGTCGGCGCGGGCAAGATCGCCGCGCTGCCGCTGGCGGGCGTCGCGATCCTGAACCCGGTAGTGCTGCCCGCGACGATCGTGATCGGCCTCGGCGCGGGCTGGTGGATGGCACGCACCCGCAAGCACGCCGCGGACAAGCAGCACCTGAAGCAATGGCTCGTGGAGGCCATCGCGGACGCCCGCTCGACGCTCGACCAGCTGGTCGCCGAACAGCTCATCGAGGCGGAGCAGCAGCTGTCGCTCGCCCTCGACGACGCGCTCGGCCGCCGCATCGAGGCCATCGAGGCGGAGATGAAAGAGGTCGACCAGACGATCAAGATGAGCGCGCAGGAGCGGGCGAAGAAGATCGCGGTCGTCTCGAAACGCCTCAAGGACGTGACCGAGGGACACGGGCGGGCGGAGAGCCTGCTGTCCCGGATTCGCACGGTCCGCGATCGAACCTGACCGACCGCGTGGTCAGCTTGTGAACGGGAACCGAACCGGCCTAACGTGAGTCATACCGAGCGAGACACTGCAGACCCGGCGTAATAAGGGGGACCAACCCATGTGGGTCGACGAGAGCGGCGGCACCGACACCAGCGGCACGG
This sequence is a window from Amycolatopsis benzoatilytica AK 16/65. Protein-coding genes within it:
- a CDS encoding TetR/AcrR family transcriptional regulator translates to MVRTVDPEKHAAKRRAILDAAAGCFARDGFEKTSTADICRAAGISSGSLFHYFPTKRAVFVAIFETDNADNEEILAAAAELADPWEGVLAVVERMTSALTLPGVVRLILEAGAQAARDPEFAELIRRSDDRMRAGLAGLVDHGARTGRFSPVLSPADTGNWIVALVDALLSRASLDPGLDAEHERAVLRILLEKILCPGA
- the grpE gene encoding nucleotide exchange factor GrpE codes for the protein MAWFGHDEAGVDDAADAPTGEITAERLAKIIAEADGTAAAADASEPDVDLVAAPGDLERALSDRQALIQLCLYALDRARSSGVVERLEHGLAGIGVTALRAEGQRFDPARHEAGGAVPTDDPELDGVVAETEVVGFADRERLLRAPIVTVYAKRAQ
- a CDS encoding dynamin family protein, which gives rise to MTALSLPAQVQAAREQLLGVVREADPQAAKWVEDQRKARPEKPSVVVVGETNRGKSSLVNALLATPGLSPVDADVATATYLVFEHATQWGAQACYPGQLAPVPFDLPQLVDWVSASHELPAGQLPPRYVEVSGPVPLLERLTLVDTPGVGGLDSLHGELAKEAAAGATALLFVVDASAPFTSTELQFLREVADRVETVVFVLAKTDAFRGWREIMEADRQLLAEHAPRFADAVFHPVSARVFETAAKAPNEQVAAMLRERSGIAQVQVALQELLVGRSMMLKEANTLRSLSSALAEIKAKLQAESRALSAGEAEAEQLRNRRDELQAERRTSTRGWQLKLRGEIQRTRVEVGHESSREMRDAQSQFRQRIDAAKRDQLAALPQEVDIALQTASQRVSMQLSQRLNQVTNTALSELFSAAELDVLRSQFLRAGGPPVVLRPPEKKPPTAEDKLLVFMGISGGVGAGKIAALPLAGVAILNPVVLPATIVIGLGAGWWMARTRKHAADKQHLKQWLVEAIADARSTLDQLVAEQLIEAEQQLSLALDDALGRRIEAIEAEMKEVDQTIKMSAQERAKKIAVVSKRLKDVTEGHGRAESLLSRIRTVRDRT